The sequence cattaagtcatgacaaattactgaattcttcgcaattccagcattttagttaaattttagacggtttctttgtgaaacgaaagtggccgcattcgtgttcatccaaaatataaaaaacggaggttgtattttatgatcatacataacatatataaagattgaggatgaacacggatgcggccactttcatttttgacaaaaaccatctgaaaagtgacattttttcgcatatttggtagatttttcatattttagcttgaatcggatcgttttaaatgactaaatgagttaaaatctttcacaaaaaataattgaatcaaatgaaacagacacttaagtgtttaaaaaagtggtcaaaattttTCGTCatatgaaactgaaatttgaggccaaaatcggtccttaccggacctactcctttatttaaggaggctcgagggtataaaaatttcagaaaaaatcaaacattgggttttcattacaaattttatgtgttaccttttgtagttgttactttatcatatggtacaaaaatgtttcaaaacaattaattcgtGTGTGCCCCAAATgagttttaaaatgtatacatcattgaaaaagttccaaattatctccctttggtgaaaaaatgccatagtttggctttaaaattgaaatatctttttcaactcatcggtgacctatattttttaatataatttccatataagctgtacttaaactaaattattgtaaaatttgagcgatttctgtaataaatttctttttttatttcgatattaactttatttctactattacttcaacagaaaaaacccACTTTTACacaaatgtatgcttctttcgaaggcagattgtgagcgcaaatgaacggtgaccccacttttttattttatttttctattaactttaagataaagttcatttatagaaaaatgtagagaaatcctatataaatgatttagacccgcgaacccccttaagGGGTACATCATGTTGCTACATtaggtatacatgtataaaaaaatctaaaatatgattttaaaatgaaagtgaaatagtgaaatgaTAATTCGCTTTTAATGGGTGGTATggtttgattttgtcaaaataacctaagaaacattgatgatgAATGATGAcctgcaagtgaataattctaCCTCATTGAATACATGCatgtattcatgtgaacttcaatttaacccttTAGCTAGAGATGGATAACGAACACATGAACTGTGTGTGttgaattatttaaaggaaaataatgtCAACAGCGTGAGGCTTTGCTGAGcttttaaaatagttaaaatttaattgtcgAGTGTGGAGAAATATCATAGTACACAAGTTatagtggtggaatctgtttctctaatgatttttatccttctttttcaaagatataaagaaagttgtgtaatttttatGTAACGTCATCAGACATGGTTGCCTTTTCTTGAcatcacaataggaaaattcagaagaaacaaAGACAATTTTTCGTCACAATAAAATTTCGACCAATCATTTGCTGAGAACAAATTTTTCACTAGAGATTAGAAATGTTTTTCTCACACcagtcaggaaatgtgaaaatagcatgATATTAGATAAACATTCTTGTTCATTTCTGTTCTGTTCCTCACTTAGGGAcaattataaacataatatttgCTATTTCCTATTTCAAGCCTCCATATTGATGATATTGATGTTTTGTGATTCATTGAATTTGTATATATGAATTTAGTAATTGGCATTGctcaaagacaaacaaaattctttacttaaaaaaacaagCATTCTAAAAAAAAGATTACTACAGATCTCATAAAACTGTTGCTGAGACAACATTAACAATCTATCTCAACATATTGTTTATACTGCatttaaaaattgttgaaaGTACCAAAAATCCGCTGAATAGTGAAATCAAACATCATTTTGTGCTAAATGTCTGTGTATTCTCACGTTATTTGTATTGATCTGTTGATAAGATAGTCCAATCATTAAATATGCATATTACAATTGGTTGTTTTTATAACTGaactgtttattttcaaatatgtcaACCAGGGTATGTACTTGTTTAAATTTACTCTTgccaaattattcaatttttaaaacatgcatGTTTCTGTGTGGTCCCAGTTGTtcttttcatgatttttaaatctaaacatttttaaactttgaactacaacatgtacaaataagatttaaattttgataaacagaggtacaaaatgtaaattgtgaaataaaatattatttattctgGCAAATTTTTTCCCCAATATTAAAATCGAAGTCTTAAAAAAGCAAACCAAGGAAATGTATAAGTCAGGGGCGTAGCTTATAAGAAACAATGTGCAAGCAACTActgccgagcggagcgaggtgAACAATTTTTGGGACCCTTttaagcaaattttttttttttggttttcggtCATAGGACGGTAAAAAGAGGAGCTATGTGTAGATAGGATGAATTATGAatgtaaaactataaataaatattctgaaTAGAGTATTACTTAAACAACACATATTTGTGATACAGAATTTACCCAAAATCCTCCAAAATCTGCTTTTCGGGTCTAGGCAAACTTCTCTATTACTTTAATTGTCAATATTCACACTGCAAATCATTCAAATCCAGATGAATATGCAATAATGCTAGTACCTGTCGTTGTTAATTGTTGGTcgtacatttgttttcaacatacgTACTACACTGATAGATCTTCATGGTAGCACTCGCGAGCTGTTATAAACCAGCGATACGTGTCGGCATCGAGCGACCTCCCAATTGAATTCGTCAAAATTACATGCCAGGTCAGTTTCGTATGTCTCAGACAATGCTGAGATTTGTTCGTTTGTTATATTTCTTACAACACGATGAAGCAGATACAGCGCAAAGAAGCGATTTTCTGATAATACCAGACTCGACTCCACTCTCCAGTTCCCTTATCATATGGTCTatgaacacaaaaaataatgagTCTTTCCAATACTGTTTTGGTGTGTTTGCAAGGATGATTGTCGACCACATCACCTCCGCCGATATTTTCAACGATAAGGAAGGGTTCTAATAATTATAATGCCGATTGGTACATCTCATTCCAAACTGATGAACCGTACACTGTAAAATGTGCTCCAATAATACATGTCTTAGACTGAGTATTGCAAATTCAAATTATGTAAAAGGTTCAAGTAACTGTCCGATTTTGTCATAATCTCAAATAAACcttttacaatgtattttcaaaccaaatgccgttatttgatgatatttcatttattaaaaaagtgaCAACATAGGTGTTTCCTTTAAACTTCAatctataaatttttattttgccatttttttttttgcctgcCGAATCGATGTGCACGCAACTGCGTGTCAGCGTATAGGAAGCTACGCACCTGTAAGTACACTCATTTAAACTAAGGGCAGAAATTTTTTCTTCCTAAATTCAAAgagattttaaaatacaatgttttCTTAAATTAGGTAATAAATGGCAAAAGAAATAGATCAAAATATTCCTCTGTCTatgataaaaagaatatttaaccCATTTCTgtgttcacttttttttttaaaatttggatgTTGAATTTGATCAtacatgtaacatgtgtaaaaGTATATTTCTTTAAGCTACTGATCATAGAACACACAGATGGTTTATAGCAAgcttcatacatacatgtacataaaagaTATCTTTGGTGcaatacaaatgtacaaatgatgcatgattttttattattaattgtttttggcttttaactagctgtcagtaactgcgagttcTCTCAAATCGTATGCTTTTtcgttattttatatttatatggaacttgtctatataccagctttgattatttggaacatcttctaattttcactttaaatactaaatttgtataaacttcaagatttacctgtatttttcaaacctttttttttttcaaatgtgatAATTTTCGTAGAGTTAAATGCATGTACTTCGCAGTGGTGTCTTGCTatggctttgtttggacttgtttgtttacattttaacctTGAATGTTTATccctaatatttaattaactgtgcatttacattcagatatcgcagattaaatttattcgttcatagtttATTAGTTTACGTTTTTTGATggagttaagcctgccaattgatattttattgtatgtttttctatgttgtgatgttatgctattgtttcagaaaaaggaagaaggtttggtaccattaaaacgttataatcccgctgcaaatgtttgcacctgtcctaagtcagtaatctgatgtacagtagttgtcgtttgtttatattatttatacgtgtttctcatttcttgttttttatatagagtagactgttggttttccggtttgaatggttttacactagtaattttggggcccttcatagcttgtttggtgtaagccaaggctctgtgttgaaggccgtacattgacctataatggtttacttttttaaattgttatttggatggagagttgactcattggcactcacaccacatcttcctatatctatgaatgTTCAGGAAAATTATATTTGGAAACACTGCAGACTTAAAAATTACTTACTattataaacattgataaaagtACACTGTACATATGAAAAGGTATTTTGTATGATTGCACAACACAGCTTGAAacgggtctcactaattagcaacaacaagcgtcaacaagcgacaacaagaattattttagcgacaacaagcgacaagaatagatataggaagatgtggtgtgagtgccaatgagacaactctccatccaaataacaattcaaaaagtaaaccattatagtttaaagtaaggccttcaacacggagccttggctcacaccgaacaacaaactataaagggccccaaaattactagtgaaaaaccattcaaacgggaaaaccaaaggtctaaTCCATATAAACAAAAccagaaacacgtatatattacattaacaaacgacaactactgtacatcagattcctgacttaggacaggtgcaaacatttgcagcgggattaaacgttttaatggatccaaaccatCTCCCTTTaactgaaacaatagcataacatcacaacatagaaaaacattcgataaaatatcaattggcagacttaactcaatcaaaaaacgtatgattacacaaagaagactatttagcgacaagaaaacactttttttattagatatatatatagaaatttatatgtaatgttttttttaaatatacgaGCAGATATgtctaattaaaatgttttattatatagatagacgaagaaatgaaacatttgtGAGGAAGAAAGAGATTGTGAAgtttatattagtatatattggtagatgaagaaattaaacatttgtgaagAAAAAAGAGATTGagcttcatttttttatttttataaaatatgaagaatatgTATAAGATAATGTATGCATCTGTTTATCAAAGTCAAAGTATGAATAAACGAATGGAGATATATATGGAGGGGGCATAAtggaatataatatttttatcaattttaactttcttgtcgctaaaattattttcttttgcatattttttgcaataattaattttaattaaaaaaaatatgttttcttgtcgcaaaatagtttcttgtcgcttgttgaggcttgttgtcgctaaaattattgttgtcgctaattagtgagaccgctTGAAACAATTATGTGCCTcatttataaagttttgaatttttttatttttttttgtaactagCTGAGATTTAAGCAGAAATACAACTAAAGATTTCATTACCAGTCGTGTGCCGGgaaaaatatcaaacacaatTCTCATATACTCCACCATTGTTTCAACATTGCATGTCCAGAGTGACTTTGTGATTGGAGCAGCTGGGATAACACCTGGTGCCTTAACTTTAGACAGTGCATCATATTCAATGCTTTCTTTGCAAGATTTGGCAAAATGAGGAGATCTATCAAGCACAAACACAGTTTTGTGTTCTATTGGATACGtcatttttagtttatttgCAGTTCCTGTGTAAAAGTCTCTCCTGATAACACCTGGCCTAGGTCAACATTCAAACACtatatcataaattatttatgtCTCAATCATCtgacaaatttttaaatataatttgcaTCAAAGTTATGAATAATCATGGATTCAATTACTGGTCAACACGGAAAGTCCTTGTCTAATAATAATCCCTTTTGTCTTTGACAAAGATTgttaattttggtatttaacCAGAAACAACTGCATGATATGGTAAATATAGGAAGAAAAATTCATTGTTTTGCTTTACTGGGCGCAGCCATCTTGAAGTACAGCAGGTGCGCGTATTACGTCCCGtaagaaaatgtttttgtattcaaggaaaaatcaaatcatataatgaatatttcaatGGAATTTTAGATAGAGGGATTTCTATTCGTAACagttatttaaatcaaaaaaatattattgatttacTGCTGTCTGATTGTTTCCAAGACGACACAGAGTAAATCAAGATGTCTACCGAAGGTTCAGAAAATACATGGCAAGGCAGAGATGCCGATGCAAAAGAATACTTAAACGATCATAAGATTGTAGAATTGTTCAATAATTTGACATcacaattgatttttaatagaCCAGGTACACTAAAAAATATATCTGACCTATCtatgttaatgttatttaatcAGTcctattaaaaagaaaaagaacatttgtttatgtttttagaaTCAATGTCAGCATTcctctttattttaaaacaatgaagagaaaaacatattttaatttatgtaataCCATTCACTGACTAAAGCatgatttaaaactttcaaatgGATGCTGGGTGTGAATGTGTTGCATGCCAACGTGAAAAGGGGGATCTCACAAAAAGCGacaaaaaggataaaaatactacatgtatacacCTTATCGATATTTATCTGCCATTACtagatatcacacaggttcccataaaattttgacatcataaaacaaaatatctacaggcaaagtgattgttgttattgcgtcaaaagttcaagcgtcCGAGTCAGCCGtgattagcgataaggtgtatttagcgacaagaaattttttgaaatcttaaaagtacttattctaaataaatataataaaaatattgtttaatgcggcaatacacaaaaataaaattatgtatatttacGTTTTCATTACGTCTTCTCCTTGTTTAAAACCAATGATTTCAGTTCATTGTATTTCACaaatttatctgtattttactggACAATGAATAGGGGGGACGACAttgggagttttttttttggtgcaaACAGACCTAGATTGAAAGATAAACAACAACCCATAGATGAAGTACCAAGAATATGTCACACTATCATAGAGATTCAAAATAGTGAAATCACATTTTATACCAGACAGAAACAATATAAACATCGATCACCTTTACTTGTTTTTTAAGCATGTATATAAACATTCCCCCAAAAAAACTACCCAAGAATGACATAATACTCTCCAGATTCACAATTGATTAGATATCGAAAGATGGCAATTGCCAATGAAGGCTAATTAACACAAAGCATGACATGTATATAATAAGAGGGtgataaaattatacaaaacatatatcgTTTGCTTTTGATGTGGGTTCAGATCTTTATCTATGGCTATTATATCTATGCAACAACTAAGATTACACAAACATAATTAAACCCAAATAGCCACCACTAGCTTAGAGATGACTTAAGACTTAATTCATACTTGTTTTATAAAGTGAGTTTATTTCAGGTGAAGGTGTCAATTGAACaaaaaacttttgaatatttctatttccttcagaagagttttttttaaatgtacgtgACTTagaatttctgtatttttttgtcttgaTATTACATCATTAACATGATTACCTATGGCAAATGTTATTGTTAaaacatatacacatgtatatgtaattATGCTTTTCCTTTACAGTGATTACTTGGCTATAGAGGGGTTAACTCTATTTTAGAACATGTGCATTTCTTTTTAGATGGACAAATTCATGACCTTCCTGCTTCTCATAATTACAAATTTGTTAATTATGCAATTTTGCAGTGCCACTGTTaggttttgacaaaaataactaTTAGAATGTAAGTAAATCATAATATATGAGTGCATATCCATTTGCATTATCCGTTATGTTTGATAATctttatcttataaattttttttcacagatgaGCCCAAAAAACACATGATTGAAATATTAGAAAAGTTACAGAAATCTCGAGCTACAAAACTAGATTTTCCATGTCTGTTTGATGACACAAATATACAGTCTATTTATGGAATGTTGGATCCTACAGGACGTGGCTTTATTACACTCCAGCAATACATGGAAGGTATAACAATAAAAACTATTAGTA is a genomic window of Mytilus trossulus isolate FHL-02 chromosome 1, PNRI_Mtr1.1.1.hap1, whole genome shotgun sequence containing:
- the LOC134725049 gene encoding EF-hand calcium-binding domain-containing protein 10-like yields the protein MSTEGSENTWQGRDADAKEYLNDHKIVELFNNLTSQLIFNRPDEPKKHMIEILEKLQKSRATKLDFPCLFDDTNIQSIYGMLDPTGRGFITLQQYMEALTTLGIKDFPEVPEGTEDEKITFDIFLREARLGLTQVSSTFQS